DNA sequence from the Armigeres subalbatus isolate Guangzhou_Male chromosome 1, GZ_Asu_2, whole genome shotgun sequence genome:
tttaaacCCCTAGTAACACCAAATCAGTTTGCCATCTATGTGTCTGCTGTAATACACAAAATAGAAGGCAAAGCTAAAGACATAATTTGCCTTGCGGGAAACCCTCAGacattcgaggaaattcaagaaatttTAACCAACGCTCTTGGCGACAGGCAGGAGCTAACATTTTACAAGAGCCAACTTTGGCAAAACAAAATGATGGACACCATGTCCATCCATAAATACTATTCAAGGTGTAAGGAGATTACGCAAAATATCAAGACTTTGGCTAAACAGAAACAGAAGTACAAGGATAACTGGGATGCGATAAACGCATTTATGGAGGAAGATGCACTAGCCGCATTTCGTGCCGGGTGGAAAGCGCTGTACTTTGGTTACGCTCAGGCAGCTTGCCCAGAGGACATGGAAACAGCCTATGCTTTTGTTTGTAAATGTAGATCCAAAGAGGCAACCGCTTACAACATGGAACAACTCCCAACAAAAAATATACAGAAACACAAGAACTTCAGAAACGATGAGAAAAAAAACAGACCGAAAGACAAGACAGGCAAgacagaaaattagaaaataaggAATCAACTCAACCTATGGATATAGGTTCAACAAGATCGAAATTGACtcttaataggaaacaattatACAATACTGAAATCGCGGAACCAGATAAAtcctcagaatcagaatcagaagacGAAAACATTGACCTAAATTTTTGCTGGACTCAGCAAAAAGTAAGAGAAACTTGAACTACCTACCTTACTTGACCAGTAAAAACTCACAAACAGGACAGACCATTAGACTTTTAATAGATACAGGggccaataaaaatgttatacgtcCCGGTATAATCACAAACATAACCACGACGAAAGACACCAGAATAAAGAATATTTCAGGAAACCACAGAATTAATAAGAAAGGAAAGGCAAACCTAATTGACAGAAACGTTACCCCACAAACATACTACGAATTGAACTTTCATGATTATTTCGATGGTATTATCGGTTCTGAATTTTTGGCAGAATGTAAAGCTACAATCGATTACAATAAGGAAATCCTTATCATCAACAACCAAAAGATACAGTTTGACAAGTATTTCCCCGCTAGAAGATTATATTCACACACCCTCGAAATTAATACATCAAAAGATGGAGATTGGATTGTCCCTACCTTTCAGAAACTGCACAGATCGATAGTAATTGAACCAGGACTTTATAATTCCACCAACAAAAAATCCATAGTTAAAGTAATTAGTAACAAAAACTCAGTTGATCCATTAGTGAACGGATATTTTGACCTTaaagtaaataattttgaaacgatAACACCCGTTGATTAGGAACCATGCTCTTCAATTGACAAAGACACACTATCTAAAATAATACGTACCGAACACTTATCACCACTTGAAAAGGATAGACTCTTCGAAACGATTCTGAAAAATCAAAGCGTACTTTTGAAACCAAGGGAAAAATTGACTGCAACATCTATTATAAAACATCAAATCGCTACCACTGATGATGCCCCGTCTATACTAAATCTTATCGATATCCACATGCTTACAAAAAGACGTCGAAGAACAGATCCAGGAACTTTTGGATAATGGTATAATTCGTCATAGTACTAGTCCATACTCATCTCCTATTTGGGTAGTCCCAAAGAAGAAAGATGCCTCCGGAAAACAGAAAATTAGAGTCGTCATCGACTACAGAAAGCTGAATGATAAAACGATTAGTGATAAATTTCCAATACCACAAATTGAAGAAATATTAGACAGCCTAGGAAAGTCCATCTACTTTACCACTTTAGATCTGAAATCAGGTTTCCACCAGATTGAAATGGATCCAGCACACCAACCTAAAACGGCATTTTCCACCagtttaggtcattttgaatttACTAGGATGCCGTTTGGCTTAAAGAATGCACCCGCCACTTTTCAGCGGGCAATGAATAACATACTTTGCGAATACATAGGAACTATCTGTTTCGTATATCTAGATGACATTATAATAATCGGAAAAGACTTGAAAACCCACttggaaaatctttcaaaattctaaatagACTAGCatcattcaatttgaaaatCCAATTGGATAAATGCGAGTTCATGCGCAGAGAAACTAAATTTCTAGGTCACATTATCTCTGAGGACGGTATTAAGCCTGATCCAGAACAAATACAAAAGATTTTAGATTGGAAACTTCCTCAAACACCAAAAACAAATTAAGCAATTTTTAGGGTTATCAGGATATTACAGACGATTCGTCAAAGATTATTCAAAGCTCACTAAGCCTATgacaaagtttttaaaaaagaaTCAGACTGTTAACACTGATGACACTGATTACCAAACTTCtttcgaaaaattgaaaaacattatTGCGTCCGACCAAATCATGGCGTACCCGGACTTTAAATTGCCATTTATTCTTACAACAGACGCTAGTAATTATGCTATTGGCGCTGTTTTATCCCAAATTCAAGAAAATGTGGAAAGGCCAATCGCTTTCACAAGCAGAACTCTAACCAAAAGTGAAATCAACTACAGCACCATTGAAAAGGAAGCACTTGCCATCGTATGGGAGTGAACAAGTTCAACGCATTTCTTCATGGTAATCAGTTCACTCTTTTCACGGACCATAAACCTTTGCAGTACATcaaaaactgcaacaaaaattCTAGGATTCTGAACTGGAGAATGGCATTAGAAAACTATGACTATACTATTAAATACAAACAAGGTAAAACAAACGTCGTCGCCGACGCTTTGAGCAGAAAATTAGAAGACAATTTAGAAATGAATTTCAATAACATACTTCCCCCCATTCCAGAAGATGAACCACAAGATAACCAAAGCAACCCATCCAACTCGGAAGAAGATGATGTTGATACTATCCATTCAGCGGAAACATCAGATGACTATTTCATCCACTGCACGGAGCGGCCTATAAACTACTAtagaaatcaaattattttcagGATCTCCCGAATCTGTACTGACATTACTGAAACCCCTTTTGAACATTTTCGACGAATAATAATATGCAGACAAAACTTCGACGAAAATACCGTTACAGATATTTTAAAGAAATACCATAATGGAAAGCAATCCGCTATCCTGGCACCCGAGAATCTACTACCAACAATTCAGGAATCTTACAGGAAAAACTTTAACGAGACCGGACACTTCGTAATTACACAATTACAAGTTGAAGACGTTACAAACAAAGAACGACAAGACGCCATAATCCATAAAGAACACGAACGCGCTCATCGTGGTGTGAACGAAGTAGAAAACCAAATTAAACGTAGTTATTTTTTCCCTAAAATGACCTCGAAAATCAAAATAGTAACTAAAACTTGTAAAATTTGCAACACCCACAAGTATGAAAGGAAGCCTTATAACATAAAGCTTTCTCCGAGACCAATTTGCGACAGACCCTTCGATAGGATACATATGGACATTTTCCAAATAGACAAACACAATTTCCTATCCTTTGTAGACTCATTTTCCAAACACGCTCAAATGATCCCAATGCAGACGAAAAACTTGATCGACGTTAAGAACGCCCTTGCACAATATTTTACATCGTTGGGCATACCCAGACAAATCATTACGGATCACGAAACTACTTTCAGATCCATTGATCTCAAAAATTATTTAGACCATTTGCACATAGAATTGAAATACGCGTCATGCTCTGAATCAAACGGACAAGTAGAGAAAACCCACTCAACGATTATTGAAATAGTAAACACCAACAAATACAAATTTCCAGATCTTAGTACTACAGCTATCGTTCTGTTAGCCATTTCCCTTTATAACTCTTCAGTTCACTCAGTTACTAAGTTTACCCCAAATGAAATAATATTCAATAATAACAATATTGGAGAGCCAAATTCAATTCGCAATAATTCAGAAGAACTATTTGAAAAAGTTAAAGCTAACTTAGAGAAAGGTAAACAAGTTCAGGTTAATAGGAACCAGAATAGGGAAGATCCACCAGAAATTTCAGAAAACCAAGATGTATTTTTAATACCAAATATTAGAAAGAAATTGGATTTTAAAGCAAAGGCCACGATAGCACTCGATATAaaggaaaaataacaaaaacgtGAAATGACATAAAAGCAAAATCAAGCGTATTGTGTAATAAAACTTATGATCTGATTCTcttttttctgatttcgttaCAGCATTCGAACGTTAGTCACCTCTAAATATTGAGAAGACGCAAAGTAATAATGTACTCGAAGCTAATActgttttctatcattttgaaTGCGAATTGTCGGcacttggaaattaaaaaaatgaatcctGATTATTGCTACATGTTCGAAATTGTTATATTCAAACAGGCATTGTTAAAGTGATACATCCGATAAATTTGACTGTGTTAGAAGAAAACGTGAATTTATTCTTAGATATCTCAAGGAAAATAGATAGAACCCTTCCAATGTCGAATTTAATTGCGCGGAAAAGTAGGCAACTGTTAGACAACTTATATCAGCTAAAACCCTGCAGAAAACTCGCAGACAGAAGAGATGGACTCCGTCGGGACAGCTTGGAAGTGGATCGCAGGTAGTCCAGACGCAGAGGACTTAAGAATCATTAACAACACCTTCAACGAGTTAATCAACGAGACCAACAAGCAGATACAGATCAACCATGTTATAAACGAAAGGATTACGAAAATCTCGGACACAGTGAATACATTGATCGATCATCATACAACTTTGAACACCATACTACTGAAGGATATAGACGCAATAATCTTACTTCTATCCATGGACGCAACAAACAATATTCTCGAAGACATCGAAGACGCCATTCTACGAGCCCGAGTTTCATTACCGAACAGCAAGCTACTAACAAtcaaggaaatttttttgatAGAATCTATTCTCAACAAACAAGGAATTGCGACAAGGTTTCCTGAAGACGCACTTAACTATGCCACTCCGAAAATAGCCAGTACCAATGAGATGATGCTCTACATTCTAGAACTTCCACAGACGAATGGAGATTGTaagattttcgaaattttaccATTGATCACAAATAACACGGTTCTAACGAACACCCCCAACTACGTGATCAAGTCTAACAAGAAGCTTTTTACAACAAACCATCCAGAAAACACCGTTCAGCAACTACACGAAGCAAAACCATTCATCGACTCTTGTGTATACCTGATAATTATGGGAATGGTAAGCCATTGCAACGCAACAACTACAAATCAAACGAATCTTCAACTCTTATCAGGAAATAGAGTACTCGTAAACAACGCAGTGAACCTGAATTTAACCACGAATTGCGGACCGCATGATAGAGCATTAACAGGAAATTATCTTATAGTTTTCATCAATTGCACCATCAAAATTGACAACCAGACATTCATCTCCAAAGAGATAACCATACAAACAAATCATTTGGAAGGAATACTCCCAGGATTGCTTATCAACAAGACTATCATCAGTCAATCAAACTTTTCAACGTTAACTTGGCAAACGTTGAGCAACAGAAAACGGATTGATCACGTACAACTCAAACAATTCGAGCATAGAAGATGGCTTTTGGAATTTTCGGCGGTTTTTCAACCACCACTGTTTTAATATTGGCAATAGCAATTATCTGTCTTTACAGGAAACGAGTCGTCTTTAAGATTCATTACCCTCACACCAACGACAAAGCAACCAGAATTGAGAAAACTTCTAagaattctacaaaattgtcCGAGGACGTCCAATCTTACCCCCCGGAGGAGTTACGCGTGAACCTTTCCGATCAACCAGCAAGGTCAGCATAACCGCCCTTGCTAAGACATCATCGCGCCACCGAGTCACCACGCCACCAAGTCACCGTTGTTACCAAGTGTAGTCAGCAGTTTTGGAGGAGTTCGACCCCGTTGGCCAGGTATTGCAGCGTAGacagatttaattaataaataggGTTCGATCAGAAAACGGACAGTCAGTCTTTATTCAGAGTAGGAAGTGTTAGTTACAATTAGATCTTAAGTAGTGAAACCATATTAATGTAATTAAAAGtgaataaagttattttttttataataaacagTCTGTGAGACTTATAATTATATACTATACTAGTCGACCCAGCAGACGCACATTGGAACAACTCagaaaaagacggtcaaaacctcattgtggcgtttaatacagatttagatccatgatttgttcatagaatgtgttcaaaaaGCTGCCGACAAAATCTAAAGCGTGAAATCCACTATTATGTTTTAATGCGATActcgagcaaaaaaaaagtcttaaactaatttaaaaatcgattttcaatatttcgaaACTAAATATACAACACTTTGACCCGTTTTGTATCACAAAACATTGAAAAGCACTGACATACGCTAATCTGGAGATAATATGGCCTTTTTTATTGACATTTCTATCAAATGGAACACATTTATCGGATAAATAGGtcaatttcatgaaaaaatatcacCCTTATTGACACATTTTGGCAGCTAGTTTTACATCATTCAGAAAGCTAATTTTATATAGAAGAAGCCAGTGACTAAAGCTCAGTTGGGTCTGATGAGGCTCATtgatttttgttccaattttttgttagtgttgttattttcaaaagtgttattttcaaaaaaaaaaaagtttttgtttcaCCTGTATCCAGTTTGTACTAACAATAGTACTAAAAAATGCTATAGCTCCTGCTCACAAAGAGCATTCTCCTTCCCATAAGATATGGAAGATAGAAATATGCGCTCAAACATGATAAGTAAGTAAAATATAAGTATACTGATTTTCttgtttcaatttaatttacCTTTAATTGATTATTAGGCAGTTATTTCCGCATTATCGATTAACGGTTAGGTGCAGGTATCTTAACAAATAAGGTATTATACGGATACAATACCGATTTTTGGCCATATGTCCATATTCGAgcatttattaaaaatattttagaagttTTGGCGATGTTTTAGCTCTCATAAAGGTACACTTCCAAAACCAAtagattttgtttgaaaacaatGTTTCTCAAAAGTTGGCTAAATTAGGCACTGAATTATAAGCAAAGGGTACGCTCACCCTACTTatagaaataataaatagatCCTCAATAAGGCCGATGAAATGAGTATATGATGagaaacagaaatatttatcgaaaactacactataaaaattggaacaaaaatcaGTGAGCCTCATCAGACCCAACTGAGCTTTAGCCACTGGCTTCTTTTATACAAAATCAGCTTTTAGAATAACGGAAATCTAGCTGCCAAAATATGCCTATAAGGATGATATTTAATCAAGAAATTAGcccattttttcaataaaaccgTTCTATTTGACTGAAATTCCAATCAGAAAGACCATATTATCTGAAAACGATCGTATATTAGtgccattttttattttgttatataAAACGTGTTGATATGttgtatatttattttaaaaatactgaaaatccaTTTTTATATGAGTTTTGGACAGCAGTATCGAAAAACAACAATTCAACCTTCaaaattaggaagaaaacaTACGTATCTTTGGCAAAATTTCTCAACACACAATATTCTAAAACATTGTTAAAAACCCgaacaagaatttttttttgctcggttATCGCATTAAAACATAATAGTGGATTTCACGCTCTATATTTTGCCGCGCAACtttttgaacacattctatgaaAAAATCATGGATCGAAATCTGTATTAAACGACACAATgaggttttgaccgtcttttttatgagttgttccaatgtgagacgttgtcctgcatagtaggcgaaaatgtacGTTCTGAACTGCCCATTCAAAGAtttcatacgattcttaattcgacacggttgtttcataagggccaatgtcgcaaacgtaaacaatgccttttcctgtaAATTCATCAACAACTAGGACGGCTCCCAtctaacaaccacttggaactggtaGCGCTCAGCTCCTTCCatcgaacggaagtggaaaatacagaagtctctaatcttcctgaaatctgcagaagaagtcaatgtttacgtttgcgactttcgcccttttgaaacaacaatgtcgaattttcatttttcgcgATTTGTCAACCATActcgtgatttttgcatgaggaaacatcatataaacccgtcggaaacgataacgataaCAAACATTTTTGccgaaagaatgaagaaaatccaaccagccgttttcgagttatgcggatacgaacacagaccatttctcgcgtgatttttgaaaacgtcgtaagtccaaatgagagactctctttcattacgctctcttttgctaatatctatgctagtttaaaatttgttgcaatattttcacctcagcagactagacaaagctattttcttcagatcagtgctggaaaatccaatgtaaatgttagcatggctttgtaataatcggaagagaaagtaaaaaaaaatataatgctATAAAGAACGAgcatcacaaaaaatatttcgaagaaTGGTTTATGGTTTTAAAAACTATACATTCTAGAAATGGTGAAACATATAAAGACCCTCAAAAGAATCtgttaacaattaaaaaatctaCAATACTATTAATGTTATTATTGAGTTTCACAATTGAATAAAGGAATTTCAAACAGAATATAaacatttcaaggagaattcttgagcctgAAATATTTCGAGGTGTTTTGgaatttcatatattatggatcctggatacccaggaatcttttgaatttaaaCCACcactatttctgaatatgattggatcgtaaagtgcacatgcttaagggaattcatttcagtacccgttcaatctttccaccacaaaatgtttatagtaaTCAGGAGGCGCACACTTACTCAGGAATAGGAGTGTACACCACTGCCGCCGTCGATAGTTTTGCAACAGTGTCGCATATCATTGACCAACGTTTGCCACTCAACAAGTTGAAATTTAAg
Encoded proteins:
- the LOC134206280 gene encoding uncharacterized protein LOC134206280, whose product is MDSVGTAWKWIAGSPDAEDLRIINNTFNELINETNKQIQINHVINERITKISDTVNTLIDHHTTLNTILLKDIDAIILLLSMDATNNILEDIEDAILRARVSLPNSKLLTIKEIFLIESILNKQGIATRFPEDALNYATPKIASTNEMMLYILELPQTNGDCKIFEILPLITNNTVLTNTPNYVIKSNKKLFTTNHPENTVQQLHEAKPFIDSCVYLIIMGMEIEYS